In Thermofilaceae archaeon, the sequence TCGGCTTCATGGTTAAACTGACGCGCGACATCGGTAACCTCCTGCTGCTCATCGTCTTGAACGTGATCCCCATCATCAACTTCATCGTTTTAGGGTACTTCGTCAGAGTCGTCAGGTACGACCACGACGAGCCCCCTAAGCTGGGCAACTACGGCGGCCTCTTCGTGGAGGGTCTCAAGCTGGCGATAGCGATCCTGCTTTACGCGCTCATACCGCTCATCCTTCTTCTAGTGGGAGGTTTCGGGGCTGGGATATTCATGTTCAGGTTCCGTTGGGGGTTCGGGATCCTCAGGGGCCTCTTCCTTCTGCTCGTCATCGTTGCTGTGCTTCTCCTCGTATTCATCTTCTTCATCAGCCTTCCCGCCCTTTCGCTGTACATGAGGACGGGAGATTTCGGGAAGATCTTCGCGTTCGGTGAGGCTTGGGACCTAGTCAAAACTTTCGGGCTGGGCAATTACATTATCTTCTTCATAATGCTGGTAGTTTTCAACGCAATCGTGGCCGCTATAGGCTCGATAATACCGTGGGTTGGCCCAATGGTACTCGGAGTCTTCTCGATGGCGTTCACCTTTAAAGCGCTCTCCCTGTTCGTTAACCTGAAGTACCCCATCCCACCACCGCCACCGCCCCCCTCCCCTACTCACCCGACGTTCTAGCGGAGCGGCTTCGTAGAATCAGAAGGCTGCAGTAGGCCACGCTGTTAACGCTCAAAAGCTTGAGCGGCCTTACGCTCCGACGCTCCCCCCAGTTTGCGGGAGCGGAGTTTAAGCACCGCTAGGGCTAGGATCGTGCAGACGACGATGAGCACCGGCATGGGGTCCAGCGACCAGGCAGCGCTCAGCACTAACGGCTCGTCGACTACCACTTCAGCTACGGGGTTATGGGCGACCACTCTCCCCCTTTGATCCACCCACTGGCGGAAGCGTATCACCAGTAGGTTGCTAGGCCAAACCCCGATTCTAGCGGTGCTGCCCCTCTCGTACCAGCCCGAGCCTGTGGCGTAGCCGACCGGCGTTACAACCCTCACGGGCAGCACCCGAGAGGGGGCGGTTGCAGGGCTTTCGTCCACGTTCCCAGGACCCAGCGCGTAAGGTCCCTGCGTGACGCCCCTCTCCCACAGGTCGCTCCAGAAGTTGCCTTGCCAGGTGTTGGGTCCCGCATCTTGGAGGACGACGTGAGCGGCGTTTTCGACGAACTCGTTTCGAGTGAACGTGCACCCCCACGTTTCGTTGATCACGACGCCAGCCCCGTTGCGCCAAATCGCGTTCCCCTCCACGTCGACCCCCTCCGATCCCTGCAGCACGATGCCCCGCGCGCTCGCAGCCACCATGTTGCCTACTAGGGAGCCGGTAGACCGCTTCAGGGTGACCGCCGCCTGCGAGCACTCCTTGACCGTCGAGTTCGCCACGACCGCTTCCCTGCTCGAATCCACGTACACGCAGAAGCTGCTGCCGCTCAGCTCTGAGCCCATCAGCACGACACCACTCGAGTTGAGCACTCTGACCCCCACCTCGCCCTCAGCCACCCTGCAGCTTGAGATGGCAACACCACTGCTCCCCCAGACATCGATGCCCACCACGTTGCCGCTCAAATCGCAGTCGACCACCTCGACGCTTCGGCACTCCGAGATGAGCACGCCCACCGTGCTCCGTGCAGCGCTCACGCTAACGGTGGCGTTCGCGCAGCGCAGGAGGATCACCTGCCCGACAGCCCCTCCGACCTGAACCCCGCTCGCAGCCTCCAGGTAGACGAGCGGCCCTCCGTTCACAGTGTTGTTCTCCACCCTGTTGCCGTAGGATCTCCTGACGTACAGGCCGCACCCCTCGAACGCGTTCCCCACGACCGTGGAGTTGCTGGACTCCTCGACGTAGAGACCCACCATGCTCCACCTGACGCTGTTATCCACTACGGTGCAGCCAGGCGACCTCCACAGGCCGATTCCCACTCTGCCGCCCTCCACTACTACGCTCCGCACCGAGCAGCCGGGGGCATCGCTAGCGTATACGCCGTACTCGAAGCCGCGAACCATCAGGTTTTTCACAGTCACGTTCGGAGCTCTCACGACCACGCCCCTGCCGGAGCCGTTACCCTGCAGCACCCTCCAGTCACCGTCGAGCACCGCGCCGCTCCTCATCACGAGCACTCCGTCGCCGGTCACGCTGACATCCTCCAGCAACGTGTAGACGTCTCCCACTCGCTTGATGGGCGCGCTGGGGGGCTCAACCGTGCCATCCGGGAGGATGCGTATCGCTGCTTCACCGCCCGATGCCGTGCCCCGCGAAACAATTACCAGGAGGAGCAGGGGGAGAACTACCCACCTCAACTTCCACACCCGCCCGTCCCCCGCTTCTCCAGCCTTGTGAACCTCCCCTTAAGCTCTGGAACGGCCTCGCTCAGCTCCAGGAAGACTTCGTCACTCGAGGCTAGCGTGAGACCGGTCCTCAGCCACGCGGCAGCCACAAGCGCGTCGAAGAGGTTCAAGTTCCCGCTCCTATCGATGAACAAGTGCGGGTTTGCCGACACCAGCTTAGCGGCGACCCCGATGTCGGCCAGCTCGAACTCGATCACTAGGATCCGGGGGGCCTGCAGCAGGCCCTTCACGAAGCGCGCGTAGTTGAGGAGCTCCTGAACTCCTCCTACCTTGAAGATCGGGTAGGCCGCCTCGATTAGGCAGACCTCTGGGATGGCGAGCCCGTGTTCGCGCCTCAACTGCAGCACGTGATCCCTGTAGGCCGAGTTTCTGAAGTAGAGGGCCCAGACGCAGACGGTGTCTCCCAGGATCACCGGTAGGGTTATTACCGCTGGTTACTTAAGGTTACTGATGGTTAAGGTTGTGAAGGTTTACAGGGGCGGTGTCATCAAGCTCCCCGCTGAAGCGAGGAGGGCGCTGGGGCTGATCGAGGGGAAGCTGCTCCTCCTAACGGTTGAGGGCGGAAGGATAATCCTCGAACCCTTCGAGGAGGCGGACCCCGTGGAGAAGTACTCGTCGAACCTCCCGCCCGGCGTAGACGAAGACGAGATTCTCCGATCAACGGGGGGAATCATCGAAAGCCTCGCAGCCAGGAAGCTGGAGAGGTTATCCTCCAACTTGTAGTTGTAGCGCGAAAGTAATACGCGCGTAGAAAGCCGAGCGGTGAAAACGCACTCCTGCTTTGCTAACCCCGCGCTTTCAACTGCTTCGCCTGCGATACCTTTAACGCCGGCAGTTCGGTTCGGGCGCGTGCGACTCGAGGTTCTCGCGAGGGAGGATTGCCGCGCCATCCACGAAGCGGCGATGGAGGTTCTGGAGCGGGTCGGCGTCCGGGTTCTCGATGAGAGGGCGTTAAAGCTGCTAGCTGACGCGGGCTGCGAAGTTAATCAGCGGTCATCCGTAGTCCGCATACCCGAGCACCTGGTCATGGATATGGTTCGCAAAGCCCCCCGGAGCTTCACTCTCTACGGGAGGGGGAGCAAGCTCGTCATCGAGGAGGGGCGCACGCACTTCTCTTCGCAGGGCACAGCCGTCTTCGTGATCGACCCTCTCACGGGGGAGAGGAGGCCGTCTACCCTCAGCGATGTGGAGAGGTTCTACAGGCTGACTG encodes:
- a CDS encoding PIN domain-containing protein, giving the protein MILGDTVCVWALYFRNSAYRDHVLQLRREHGLAIPEVCLIEAAYPIFKVGGVQELLNYARFVKGLLQAPRILVIEFELADIGVAAKLVSANPHLFIDRSGNLNLFDALVAAAWLRTGLTLASSDEVFLELSEAVPELKGRFTRLEKRGTGGCGS
- a CDS encoding DUF4013 domain-containing protein, coding for GFMVKLTRDIGNLLLLIVLNVIPIINFIVLGYFVRVVRYDHDEPPKLGNYGGLFVEGLKLAIAILLYALIPLILLLVGGFGAGIFMFRFRWGFGILRGLFLLLVIVAVLLLVFIFFISLPALSLYMRTGDFGKIFAFGEAWDLVKTFGLGNYIIFFIMLVVFNAIVAAIGSIIPWVGPMVLGVFSMAFTFKALSLFVNLKYPIPPPPPPPSPTHPTF
- a CDS encoding right-handed parallel beta-helix repeat-containing protein, with the protein product MRWVVLPLLLLVIVSRGTASGGEAAIRILPDGTVEPPSAPIKRVGDVYTLLEDVSVTGDGVLVMRSGAVLDGDWRVLQGNGSGRGVVVRAPNVTVKNLMVRGFEYGVYASDAPGCSVRSVVVEGGRVGIGLWRSPGCTVVDNSVRWSMVGLYVEESSNSTVVGNAFEGCGLYVRRSYGNRVENNTVNGGPLVYLEAASGVQVGGAVGQVILLRCANATVSVSAARSTVGVLISECRSVEVVDCDLSGNVVGIDVWGSSGVAISSCRVAEGEVGVRVLNSSGVVLMGSELSGSSFCVYVDSSREAVVANSTVKECSQAAVTLKRSTGSLVGNMVAASARGIVLQGSEGVDVEGNAIWRNGAGVVINETWGCTFTRNEFVENAAHVVLQDAGPNTWQGNFWSDLWERGVTQGPYALGPGNVDESPATAPSRVLPVRVVTPVGYATGSGWYERGSTARIGVWPSNLLVIRFRQWVDQRGRVVAHNPVAEVVVDEPLVLSAAWSLDPMPVLIVVCTILALAVLKLRSRKLGGASERKAAQAFER
- a CDS encoding AbrB/MazE/SpoVT family DNA-binding domain-containing protein; protein product: MVKVVKVYRGGVIKLPAEARRALGLIEGKLLLLTVEGGRIILEPFEEADPVEKYSSNLPPGVDEDEILRSTGGIIESLAARKLERLSSNL